In a single window of the Gemmatimonadota bacterium genome:
- a CDS encoding heavy metal translocating P-type ATPase, with protein sequence MHTTPEASAHRSEETITLPVEGMTCTACQARIQSALQREPGVNQADVNVMLANATVRFDPAQLTPGRLVEVIEATGYGASLPVENRSAIDEQSARDVAQQDEYRELRFKAVVTGILGVVAMLLSMPMMTGAAHGNGASPLVGWTLLALAVFVMSWTGRHFYQRAWIAFRHHSADMNTLVAVGTGAAFLYSVVATAMPGLFTSRGLAPDSYFEAVILIIAFILAGNTLEARAKRNTSTALRALAQLQPATARVMRDGAEIDLPIDAVTAGDEVLVRPGERIAVDGEVFWGESTADEAMLTGESLPVPKRAGDRVIGGTINGTGALRIRATTLGADSVLARIVQLMRDAQGSRAPIQRLADRISGIFVPVVISLAITTFVVWYLAADQAPAVRAFAASVAVLIIACPCAMGLAVPTAVMVATGRGAALGILIKGGEALQRSGDVDTVVLDKTGTVTEGAPAVTEIVLAPAGQFDEDELLVLAAALEAASQHPIAAAVVQSAKNRRLVVPPASQFQSITGQGITGIADGHAVLVGNAALLKQWSVDVAPLSIQATTLATQGRTTVYVAIDGALAGLLAIADPVRTSTPAAIARLRALGLDVVLLTGDQQATADAVARAVGIATVIAGVLPEGKVAEIERLQRAGKVVAMVGDGINDAPALARADIGIAMGGGTDVAVEAADIALMRADLGGVADAIELSRRTMRTMRQNLFWAFAYNVIGIPIAAGVLYPSTGLLLSPVIASAAMALSSVSVVTNSLRLKAG encoded by the coding sequence ATGCACACCACACCTGAGGCGTCGGCGCATCGCTCCGAGGAGACGATCACCCTCCCCGTGGAGGGGATGACCTGCACCGCGTGCCAGGCCCGGATCCAGTCCGCGCTGCAACGCGAGCCCGGGGTCAATCAGGCCGACGTGAACGTGATGCTGGCCAACGCGACCGTGCGCTTCGATCCCGCGCAACTCACCCCCGGCCGTCTCGTCGAGGTGATCGAGGCCACTGGCTACGGCGCCTCGTTGCCAGTCGAGAATCGTTCGGCGATCGACGAACAATCCGCGCGCGACGTGGCCCAGCAGGACGAATACCGCGAGCTGCGCTTCAAGGCAGTAGTTACCGGCATCCTCGGCGTGGTCGCGATGCTGTTGTCGATGCCGATGATGACGGGAGCCGCGCACGGAAACGGCGCCTCCCCGCTGGTGGGATGGACGTTGCTCGCACTCGCCGTCTTCGTGATGAGCTGGACCGGTCGCCACTTCTATCAGCGCGCCTGGATCGCCTTCCGGCACCATTCGGCCGACATGAACACGCTCGTTGCCGTTGGCACCGGTGCCGCGTTCCTCTACTCGGTCGTGGCCACGGCAATGCCGGGTCTGTTCACGAGTCGCGGACTCGCACCGGACAGCTACTTCGAGGCCGTGATCCTGATCATCGCCTTCATTCTCGCCGGCAACACGCTCGAGGCGCGCGCCAAGCGCAACACCAGCACGGCGCTGCGTGCGCTGGCACAGTTGCAGCCGGCCACGGCGAGGGTGATGCGTGATGGGGCCGAGATCGATCTCCCCATCGATGCTGTCACTGCGGGCGACGAAGTCCTGGTGCGGCCGGGCGAGCGGATCGCGGTCGACGGCGAGGTGTTCTGGGGCGAAAGCACCGCCGACGAGGCGATGCTCACGGGGGAGTCGCTCCCGGTGCCCAAGCGAGCAGGCGATCGCGTCATCGGCGGGACCATCAACGGCACCGGTGCGCTTCGCATTCGTGCCACCACCCTCGGCGCTGACTCGGTGCTCGCGCGCATCGTGCAGCTGATGCGCGACGCGCAGGGAAGCCGGGCGCCGATCCAGCGCCTCGCCGACCGGATCAGCGGAATCTTTGTTCCGGTCGTGATCTCGCTCGCCATCACCACCTTCGTCGTATGGTATCTCGCGGCGGATCAGGCGCCTGCGGTTCGCGCCTTCGCCGCGAGTGTCGCCGTGCTGATCATCGCCTGCCCCTGCGCCATGGGGCTCGCCGTGCCCACCGCCGTGATGGTGGCCACGGGCCGCGGCGCCGCGCTCGGCATCCTCATCAAGGGTGGCGAGGCGCTGCAGCGATCGGGTGATGTCGACACCGTGGTGCTCGACAAGACCGGCACCGTCACCGAAGGCGCCCCAGCCGTCACCGAGATCGTGCTGGCACCGGCGGGACAATTCGACGAGGACGAGCTGCTCGTCCTTGCCGCCGCACTCGAGGCCGCCTCACAGCATCCGATTGCCGCGGCCGTGGTGCAGTCGGCGAAGAACCGCCGTCTCGTGGTGCCGCCGGCGTCGCAGTTCCAGTCGATCACCGGCCAGGGGATCACCGGCATCGCCGACGGCCACGCCGTCCTGGTGGGTAACGCCGCCTTGCTGAAGCAGTGGAGCGTGGATGTCGCGCCACTGAGCATCCAGGCTACCACCCTCGCGACCCAGGGGCGGACCACCGTTTACGTGGCGATCGATGGTGCACTCGCCGGTCTGCTTGCCATTGCCGATCCGGTGCGCACCAGTACGCCCGCCGCCATCGCCCGGCTCCGCGCACTCGGACTCGATGTCGTGCTCCTCACCGGCGATCAGCAGGCCACGGCCGACGCGGTCGCCCGCGCGGTCGGGATTGCGACCGTGATTGCCGGTGTCCTCCCCGAGGGGAAGGTGGCCGAGATCGAGCGTCTCCAGCGCGCCGGCAAGGTTGTGGCGATGGTCGGCGACGGCATCAACGATGCGCCCGCCCTGGCGCGCGCCGACATCGGCATCGCGATGGGGGGCGGCACCGACGTCGCCGTCGAAGCCGCCGATATCGCCCTCATGCGCGCCGATCTTGGCGGCGTGGCCGACGCGATCGAGCTGTCGCGTCGCACGATGCGGACGATGCGCCAGAATCTCTTCTGGGCCTTCGCCTACAACGTCATCGGCATCCCAATCGCCGCCGGCGTGCTCTATCCCTCCACCGGCCTGCTCCTCTCACCGGTGATCGCCAGCGCGGCGATGGCGTTGAGCAGCGTCAGCGTGGTCACGAATAGTCTGAGACTCAAAGCAGGATGA
- a CDS encoding metal-sensitive transcriptional regulator, protein MTKRLRRIEGQIRGLQKMVDEERYCADVLVQIASVQEALRSVGKLLLQNHLTHCVSGAIRSGDAAEGERVVEELVELWGR, encoded by the coding sequence TTGACCAAGCGCCTCCGCCGCATCGAGGGCCAGATCCGTGGCCTGCAGAAGATGGTCGATGAGGAACGCTACTGCGCCGATGTGCTGGTGCAGATTGCGTCGGTGCAGGAAGCATTGCGCAGTGTTGGCAAGTTGCTGCTGCAGAATCATCTCACCCACTGTGTCAGCGGGGCGATCAGGTCGGGCGATGCAGCGGAAGGAGAGCGGGTGGTCGAGGAACTCGTGGAGCTGTGGGGGCGCTAG
- a CDS encoding MFS transporter, producing MSRGAAESRTPPRVWLALGLLSFINLLNYLDRNIIFALFEPIKRDLALTDSQLGWLGSAYILVFSVAALPFGVLSDLKSRKAVIAGGVALWSAFTFMGGLVRNFWQLFICRASVGIGEAAYGPASASMVADYFPGKDRAVAMSLLAAGIPVGGVLGLLLGGWLEGIYGWRVAFMAVGLPGFLCAVLVYQLKDPTRHDEPLTVKSLLHDLEIGVRGLFRQLYPVLGMTLIGLVAAWALNREYGVDSRKDTAVLAAAIGLGVALTIFRWVRLLQLDRREETPFTPELESAVDDLLHASRLVLRTPTLVYVFVAGAMISFGMNGIVGWGPTFMTREFSLSNGTAAGLLGKWGLLSGVLGAIAGGFIADLLKRWTDRGRVLTVAVGFLVGGPLAIWLLTVRDIDVFMPVFAVAFFFLSWYNGPMAAVIFDVVPARIGATVSGAYLLFIHLAGDAIAFPLVGSLSDRFGLDRAVMVLPVVALFGGVVMLGAMKTVTRDMARVAKKR from the coding sequence GTGAGTCGGGGCGCGGCGGAGTCGCGTACACCGCCGCGGGTATGGCTCGCGCTGGGCCTGCTGTCGTTCATCAACCTGCTCAACTATCTCGATCGCAATATCATCTTTGCGCTGTTCGAGCCGATCAAGCGCGACCTCGCACTCACCGATTCACAGCTCGGCTGGCTCGGCTCGGCGTATATCCTGGTCTTCTCGGTCGCCGCGCTTCCCTTCGGCGTGCTCAGCGACCTGAAGAGCCGCAAGGCCGTGATCGCCGGCGGGGTCGCGCTCTGGAGCGCGTTCACCTTCATGGGCGGGCTGGTTCGCAACTTCTGGCAGCTGTTCATCTGTCGCGCGAGCGTCGGCATCGGCGAAGCGGCGTACGGACCGGCCTCGGCCTCGATGGTCGCCGACTATTTCCCGGGAAAGGATCGCGCCGTCGCGATGAGCCTGCTCGCGGCGGGCATTCCAGTCGGCGGTGTGCTGGGCCTGCTGCTCGGCGGGTGGCTCGAAGGGATCTACGGCTGGCGCGTGGCGTTCATGGCAGTGGGTCTCCCGGGATTTCTCTGTGCCGTGCTGGTGTATCAACTCAAGGACCCCACTCGCCACGACGAACCGCTCACGGTGAAATCGCTGCTGCACGATTTGGAGATTGGCGTGCGGGGCCTGTTCCGCCAGCTGTACCCCGTGCTCGGCATGACGCTCATCGGGCTGGTGGCGGCGTGGGCATTGAATCGGGAGTACGGTGTCGACTCTCGCAAGGATACCGCCGTGCTCGCCGCCGCGATCGGGCTCGGCGTTGCCCTCACGATCTTCCGCTGGGTCCGGCTGCTGCAACTCGACCGCCGCGAGGAGACGCCGTTCACTCCTGAACTCGAGAGCGCCGTTGACGACCTGCTCCACGCGAGCCGGCTGGTGCTGCGTACGCCGACGCTGGTCTACGTCTTTGTGGCGGGGGCGATGATCTCGTTCGGGATGAACGGCATCGTCGGGTGGGGCCCAACGTTCATGACGCGGGAGTTCTCGCTCAGCAACGGCACGGCTGCGGGGCTGCTTGGCAAGTGGGGATTGCTCTCGGGCGTTCTGGGGGCGATTGCCGGCGGGTTCATTGCCGACCTGCTCAAGCGATGGACCGATCGTGGCCGGGTGCTGACCGTGGCAGTTGGTTTCCTGGTCGGCGGCCCGCTCGCCATCTGGCTGCTCACGGTGCGTGACATCGACGTCTTCATGCCGGTGTTCGCAGTGGCCTTCTTCTTCCTGTCGTGGTACAACGGACCGATGGCGGCGGTGATCTTCGACGTTGTGCCTGCCCGCATCGGCGCGACTGTGAGCGGAGCTTACCTGCTGTTCATCCATCTCGCGGGTGACGCCATCGCCTTTCCGCTGGTCGGCTCACTCTCCGATCGCTTCGGCCTCGATCGCGCCGTGATGGTACTCCCGGTGGTGGCGCTCTTCGGTGGTGTAGTGATGCTGGGGGCGATGAAAACCGTGACCCGCGATATGGCACGGGTGGCGAAGAAGCGCTGA
- a CDS encoding TIGR00730 family Rossman fold protein, which yields MSERSSSIPSGPRVGAKPTEDEKLLNTPLTEEALRVRRSSDSWRVLRILGEFVWGFENLQGVAGGVSIFGSARTKTDDPMYQAAVETGAAFARAGVPVMTGGGPGIMEAANKGAFEAGGLSIGCNIELPHEQHTNPYLTQSLDFKFFFVRKTMFVKYAVGYVVFPGGFGTLDELFEALTLIQTDKISDFPVVLFGTKYWGGMVDWLKETMLAEGKISSTDMLLFTVTDDPAEAVRAIEECRKRLNVTVVDS from the coding sequence ATGTCTGAGCGTTCGAGCAGTATCCCCAGCGGGCCGCGCGTCGGCGCGAAGCCCACTGAGGACGAAAAGCTCCTCAATACTCCGCTGACGGAAGAAGCGCTGCGAGTGCGGCGCTCGTCCGACTCGTGGCGTGTCCTGCGCATCCTCGGCGAATTCGTCTGGGGATTCGAGAATCTCCAGGGCGTGGCCGGGGGCGTCTCGATCTTCGGTTCGGCGCGCACCAAGACCGATGACCCGATGTACCAGGCCGCCGTCGAGACCGGCGCAGCGTTCGCCCGTGCCGGGGTTCCGGTGATGACCGGTGGCGGTCCCGGCATCATGGAAGCGGCCAACAAGGGGGCGTTTGAAGCCGGCGGTCTCTCGATCGGGTGCAACATCGAGCTGCCACACGAGCAGCACACCAACCCGTACCTGACGCAGTCGCTCGATTTCAAGTTCTTCTTCGTGCGCAAGACGATGTTCGTGAAGTACGCCGTGGGATATGTGGTCTTTCCGGGCGGATTCGGCACCCTCGACGAGCTGTTCGAGGCACTGACCCTGATCCAGACCGACAAGATCTCCGACTTCCCGGTCGTGCTGTTCGGCACCAAGTACTGGGGCGGCATGGTCGACTGGCTCAAGGAGACGATGCTTGCCGAAGGGAAGATTTCATCGACCGACATGCTGCTGTTCACGGTGACGGATGATCCGGCCGAAGCGGTGCGCGCGATCGAGGAGTGCCGCAAGCGTCTCAACGTCACGGTGGTCGATTCGTGA
- a CDS encoding aminotransferase class V-fold PLP-dependent enzyme, with translation MPHTPSPAQDQPLAHWRREFPIFEQTTYLNSCSLGPLSRASRQRVNTFLDQWEARGAANWYDVWWEALGELRGRYAALIGADVGEIALHPSLSSILSTVGSALDTTRRRRIVTTALDFPTVPYQWLTRDVELVLLESPDGVSVPLEAFEAAVDDRTALVATSHVYFTSGAIQNVAAIATIARRRGALSFVDGYHGVGQLPVDVRALGVDFYASGGLKWLLGGSGVAFLYARAESTHGLAPGATGWFGHRDQFAFDPAQFTPHDDARRFECGTPPMMPVCAQLGGLDVLEAAGAAAIRDVASALTEDLIAAAQTRGIVPKMAPTAVERSAIVMLPSDDPHRDVARAAAAGFIVDARPGHVRVSPYFYNVADDHRAFLEVFCHV, from the coding sequence ATGCCGCACACCCCTTCCCCGGCGCAGGATCAGCCCCTCGCCCACTGGCGCCGCGAATTTCCGATCTTCGAGCAGACGACCTACCTCAATTCGTGCTCGCTGGGGCCGTTGTCCCGAGCGTCGCGCCAGCGGGTCAACACCTTTCTGGACCAGTGGGAAGCGCGTGGCGCCGCCAACTGGTACGACGTCTGGTGGGAGGCGCTCGGCGAGCTGCGAGGCCGATATGCGGCCCTGATCGGTGCCGATGTCGGCGAGATCGCCCTGCATCCGTCGCTGTCGAGCATTCTGTCGACAGTGGGAAGCGCGCTGGACACCACGCGGCGTCGCCGGATCGTCACCACGGCCCTCGATTTCCCCACGGTGCCGTATCAGTGGCTCACCCGGGATGTCGAGCTGGTGCTGCTGGAAAGCCCGGATGGAGTGTCGGTCCCGCTCGAGGCGTTCGAGGCGGCGGTCGATGATCGCACCGCGCTCGTCGCGACGAGTCACGTCTATTTCACGTCGGGTGCGATCCAGAATGTTGCCGCGATCGCGACCATCGCGCGACGGCGCGGGGCGCTCTCCTTCGTGGACGGTTATCACGGTGTGGGGCAGCTGCCGGTGGATGTCCGCGCGCTGGGGGTCGACTTCTACGCTTCGGGTGGGCTCAAGTGGCTGCTTGGCGGCTCCGGTGTGGCCTTTCTGTATGCGCGCGCCGAGAGCACGCACGGACTGGCGCCGGGGGCGACCGGATGGTTTGGGCACCGCGATCAATTTGCTTTTGATCCGGCCCAGTTCACGCCGCATGATGACGCGCGCCGGTTCGAGTGCGGTACCCCGCCGATGATGCCGGTGTGTGCCCAGCTTGGCGGGCTCGACGTGCTCGAAGCCGCCGGGGCCGCAGCCATTCGTGATGTCGCCAGTGCATTGACGGAAGATCTCATCGCGGCGGCGCAGACGCGCGGCATCGTGCCGAAGATGGCACCGACGGCGGTGGAGCGGTCGGCGATCGTGATGTTGCCGAGCGACGACCCGCACCGCGATGTCGCACGGGCGGCGGCGGCCGGGTTCATTGTTGATGCCCGGCCAGGGCATGTCCGCGTTTCACCGTACTTCTACAACGTCGCCGATGATCATCGGGCCTTTCTCGAGGTGTTCTGCCATGTCTGA
- a CDS encoding NAD(P)/FAD-dependent oxidoreductase, whose product MSDTDVRHVVIVGGGFAGLYLAKGLKHAQVRVTLIDRRNHHLFQPMLYQVATAALNPSDIASPIRSILRKQQNLEVLLGEVDRIDPVSRTVHLADGATVNYDFCAVATGARHAYFGHPEWEAFAPGLKSIEDALEIRRRVLLAFERAEREPDPKLRHQYLTFVVIGGGPTGVEVAGALAEIRRFALARDFRHIDPREASVVLLEGGPRILSSYPPSLSERAKRDLRNLGVEVRENTLVTAVHEDAVEASGWRIPSTTVVWAAGNQASPLLATIGAPLDRQGRVIVEADCTVPGHPDLFVLGDAAAHTGAGASAPDPAVAPTAIQMGQYTARAIKASLAGKQRTPFRYWNKGELAVIGRGQAVANLGRLHFGGFFAWFTWVFIHLTYLIGFRNRLLVLIEYGWSYLTFGSGARLITGETGEYAARIAPSR is encoded by the coding sequence ATGAGTGACACCGACGTGCGTCACGTAGTCATCGTCGGTGGCGGCTTCGCGGGGCTCTACCTCGCCAAGGGCCTCAAGCACGCCCAGGTGCGGGTGACCCTCATTGACCGGCGGAATCACCATCTCTTCCAGCCGATGCTCTATCAGGTGGCCACTGCCGCGCTGAATCCGAGCGATATCGCCTCGCCGATTCGCTCGATCCTGCGCAAGCAGCAGAACCTCGAAGTGCTGCTGGGAGAGGTCGATCGCATCGATCCGGTGAGCCGCACGGTCCATCTCGCCGACGGCGCCACCGTGAATTACGATTTCTGCGCTGTCGCGACTGGCGCTCGTCATGCCTATTTCGGCCACCCCGAGTGGGAGGCGTTCGCGCCGGGGCTCAAGAGCATCGAGGACGCCCTTGAGATTCGTCGGCGTGTCCTGCTCGCCTTCGAGCGCGCCGAACGGGAACCCGATCCCAAGTTGCGACACCAGTACCTGACCTTCGTGGTCATCGGCGGCGGCCCGACCGGCGTCGAGGTGGCCGGCGCACTGGCCGAAATTCGTCGCTTCGCCCTCGCCCGCGATTTCCGTCATATCGATCCGCGCGAGGCGAGTGTCGTCCTGCTCGAAGGCGGCCCGCGGATCCTCTCGAGCTATCCGCCATCGCTTTCGGAACGCGCCAAACGCGACCTCCGTAATCTTGGCGTCGAAGTCCGCGAGAACACCCTGGTTACTGCGGTGCACGAGGATGCCGTCGAGGCATCGGGGTGGCGGATCCCCTCCACCACGGTAGTCTGGGCCGCAGGGAACCAGGCCTCGCCGCTCCTCGCGACCATCGGCGCGCCGCTCGATCGGCAGGGTCGAGTGATCGTCGAGGCCGACTGCACCGTGCCCGGCCACCCCGATCTCTTCGTGCTTGGCGACGCCGCTGCCCACACCGGCGCCGGTGCCTCCGCGCCCGATCCGGCGGTTGCACCCACGGCCATTCAGATGGGGCAATACACCGCGCGCGCGATCAAGGCCTCGCTGGCCGGCAAGCAGCGCACGCCATTCCGCTACTGGAACAAGGGTGAGCTCGCCGTCATCGGGCGCGGGCAGGCGGTGGCGAATCTCGGCCGGCTGCACTTCGGCGGCTTCTTCGCCTGGTTCACCTGGGTCTTCATTCACCTCACCTATCTCATCGGCTTCCGTAACCGCTTGCTGGTGCTGATCGAGTACGGCTGGTCGTATCTCACGTTCGGCAGCGGCGCCCGGCTCATCACCGGCGAAACCGGCGAGTACGCGGCGCGCATCGCGCCGTCGCGATGA
- the queG gene encoding tRNA epoxyqueuosine(34) reductase QueG, translating to MTLPTAAEVKEEARRIGFVACGIADLQPSRRGDALDAWLAAGYGGTMRYLHRQAKKRKLPATATPGAVRAIVVLENYAAPADELPATGDRFKVARYARGMDYHLVTHGRLHRLAEWLKGRGAGLAHVWIDDGPVPERELGERAGLGWIGKNTMLIHPRIGSWTFIGTIFTDVPFDVDAPIDTDRCGSCTRCLDACPTDAFVAERSLDATRCLSYLTIEYKNALPDALLPQWDGWAFGCDVCNTVCPWNEKFAVATTVTEFARRDHPDRRDPAAFDTLTETEYQQRYGDTPLARPGLDRMRRNLRAAVAAPDSVIER from the coding sequence ATGACGCTGCCGACGGCGGCCGAGGTCAAGGAGGAGGCGCGCCGCATCGGCTTTGTCGCCTGCGGCATCGCCGACCTGCAGCCGAGTCGTCGCGGCGATGCGCTCGACGCGTGGCTCGCGGCCGGCTACGGTGGCACGATGCGCTACCTCCATCGCCAGGCGAAGAAGCGCAAGCTCCCGGCAACCGCGACCCCGGGCGCCGTGCGCGCGATTGTCGTCCTCGAGAACTATGCGGCCCCCGCCGACGAACTCCCCGCCACTGGTGATCGCTTCAAGGTGGCGCGCTACGCCCGGGGAATGGATTACCACCTCGTTACGCACGGGCGGCTGCACCGACTCGCCGAGTGGCTCAAGGGCCGCGGCGCCGGGCTCGCGCACGTCTGGATCGATGATGGCCCCGTGCCCGAGCGCGAACTCGGTGAACGCGCCGGACTGGGGTGGATCGGCAAGAACACGATGCTGATCCATCCGCGGATCGGCTCATGGACTTTCATCGGCACCATCTTCACCGATGTGCCGTTCGATGTCGACGCGCCGATCGACACCGATCGATGTGGCAGCTGCACGCGCTGCCTCGATGCCTGTCCGACCGATGCCTTCGTGGCGGAGCGTTCGCTCGACGCCACGCGCTGTCTCTCGTATCTCACGATCGAATACAAGAACGCCCTTCCCGACGCGCTGCTGCCGCAGTGGGATGGCTGGGCGTTCGGATGCGATGTCTGCAACACGGTCTGCCCCTGGAACGAGAAGTTCGCGGTGGCCACGACCGTGACCGAATTCGCGCGGCGCGACCATCCCGATCGGCGCGACCCTGCCGCCTTCGACACGCTCACAGAAACAGAGTACCAGCAACGCTATGGCGACACTCCACTGGCGCGCCCCGGTCTCGACCGGATGCGCCGCAACCTGCGCGCAGCAGTCGCTGCGCCCGATTCCGTGATCGAGCGATGA
- a CDS encoding VOC family protein, producing the protein MTPALHSFAIFVTDLERARIFYEEQLGLPLWKRGSFGFEFLEGPPHLGVHPAEHPEAKALVGRHTGITFAVPELLALCSRLGEAGVRFIAEPTQQGFGIMAMIADPDGNIFALWEDNITDPPKDVSA; encoded by the coding sequence ATGACACCAGCACTCCATTCCTTCGCCATCTTCGTGACCGACCTCGAGCGGGCACGCATCTTCTACGAGGAACAACTCGGCCTCCCACTCTGGAAGAGGGGTTCCTTCGGTTTCGAATTTCTCGAAGGACCGCCGCACCTCGGCGTCCACCCCGCCGAGCACCCGGAGGCCAAGGCACTGGTCGGTCGGCACACCGGCATCACCTTCGCGGTGCCGGAGCTGCTCGCGCTCTGCTCGCGGCTGGGCGAGGCAGGCGTCCGCTTTATCGCCGAGCCCACGCAGCAGGGGTTCGGAATCATGGCTATGATTGCCGATCCGGATGGCAACATCTTCGCCCTCTGGGAAGACAACATCACCGATCCGCCGAAAGACGTCAGCGCATGA
- a CDS encoding low specificity L-threonine aldolase — translation MSLPREFASDNTAPVHPAVMAALTAANAGPAVAYGDDPWTDRARKWFHREFGPETAVFFAWNGTGANVVSLRALVRPFQAVICTEQAHINVDECGAPELLAGCKLIDVPTPDGKLTPAMVRAAAEGIGNEHHVQPAAISITQVTEYGTVYTRDELIALCRTAKEIGMRVHMDGARIANAAASLRLTLRAITKDVGVDILSFGATKNGGMGAEAIVVFDPALATELRFLRKQSAQLASKMRYLSSQFLALAEDDLWLSNAQHANAMARRLATGVRGISGVRITQSVDGSAVFAVLPREVIERLQQKFHFYVWNEAKNEVRWMTSWATSEADVDEFVNAIRVAMKF, via the coding sequence ATGAGCCTCCCGCGAGAATTTGCGAGCGATAACACCGCGCCGGTGCATCCGGCCGTGATGGCCGCACTCACCGCCGCCAATGCCGGCCCGGCAGTGGCCTACGGCGATGATCCCTGGACCGATCGCGCCCGCAAGTGGTTCCACCGCGAGTTCGGCCCGGAGACCGCCGTCTTCTTCGCCTGGAATGGCACCGGCGCCAATGTGGTCTCGTTGCGTGCGCTGGTGCGACCGTTTCAGGCCGTGATCTGCACCGAGCAGGCGCACATCAATGTCGATGAATGCGGCGCGCCCGAACTGCTGGCCGGCTGCAAGCTCATCGATGTGCCGACGCCCGACGGCAAGCTCACACCAGCGATGGTGCGCGCAGCAGCCGAAGGAATTGGCAACGAACATCACGTCCAGCCCGCGGCGATCTCGATCACCCAGGTCACCGAATACGGCACCGTCTACACCCGCGATGAGCTGATCGCCCTCTGTCGCACGGCGAAGGAAATCGGCATGCGCGTGCATATGGACGGGGCCCGCATCGCCAACGCGGCGGCATCACTGCGCCTGACCTTGCGGGCCATCACCAAGGATGTCGGCGTCGACATCCTGTCGTTCGGCGCCACCAAGAACGGCGGGATGGGGGCCGAAGCGATTGTGGTCTTCGATCCCGCGCTGGCCACCGAACTCCGCTTTCTGCGGAAGCAGTCGGCGCAGCTCGCGTCCAAGATGCGCTACCTCTCCTCCCAGTTCCTGGCGCTCGCAGAAGATGATCTCTGGCTCAGCAATGCCCAGCACGCCAACGCGATGGCGCGGCGTCTGGCCACGGGAGTCCGCGGCATCAGCGGCGTGCGGATCACCCAGTCGGTCGATGGCAGCGCCGTCTTTGCGGTGCTGCCGCGGGAGGTCATCGAGCGGCTGCAGCAGAAATTCCATTTCTACGTCTGGAACGAAGCGAAAAACGAGGTCCGCTGGATGACCAGCTGGGCCACCAGCGAAGCCGACGTCGATGAGTTCGTCAACGCGATTCGTGTCGCGATGAAGTTCTAG
- a CDS encoding ABC transporter substrate-binding protein, with product MSPPLLPRVVSLLPGATEMLVAMGARDQLVGISHECDWPPDITTLPRVTTTPIDPQLRSGAIHAAVQDAVATGRSVIGVDAETLRALAPDIVVTQVLCDVCAVADGEAMRLAQAMANPPHVVALSGRTLAGVWEDIRRLGVAIGRRAEAGAVADALTEMVRVEVTRNTRGPAPRVVAIEWLDPLFLAGHWVPEMIAAAGGVDVGASAGSHSAIRESSEVIALDPDVVVVMLCGFGVERARAELALLDGTVAGAWLASRRTVMIDGNAFTSRPGPRLVEGIRQLAAAFRA from the coding sequence ATGTCACCTCCCCTGCTCCCGCGCGTCGTCTCGCTCCTCCCTGGCGCTACCGAAATGCTGGTGGCGATGGGTGCGCGCGATCAGCTGGTGGGTATCTCCCACGAATGTGACTGGCCGCCCGATATCACCACCCTGCCACGCGTCACGACCACACCGATTGATCCGCAGCTCCGCTCCGGAGCGATTCACGCGGCCGTGCAGGATGCGGTCGCCACCGGGCGCTCGGTGATCGGGGTCGATGCCGAGACTCTTCGGGCACTCGCACCCGACATCGTCGTGACCCAGGTTCTCTGTGACGTCTGTGCCGTCGCCGATGGCGAGGCGATGCGGCTCGCGCAGGCGATGGCCAATCCTCCGCACGTGGTTGCACTGAGCGGCCGCACGCTTGCCGGCGTCTGGGAGGATATTCGCCGGCTCGGTGTCGCGATCGGCCGGCGCGCCGAAGCGGGGGCTGTGGCCGACGCCCTGACGGAAATGGTTCGGGTCGAGGTCACGCGAAACACCCGCGGTCCCGCGCCGCGGGTCGTCGCCATCGAGTGGCTCGACCCGCTCTTCCTCGCGGGGCACTGGGTGCCCGAGATGATTGCCGCTGCCGGCGGCGTCGATGTCGGGGCGAGCGCCGGAAGCCACTCGGCGATACGCGAGTCGAGCGAGGTCATTGCGCTCGACCCGGATGTCGTGGTGGTGATGCTCTGCGGATTTGGTGTCGAGCGCGCCCGCGCCGAACTGGCACTGCTCGACGGGACCGTGGCCGGGGCGTGGCTCGCATCACGGCGAACCGTGATGATCGATGGCAACGCCTTCACGTCGCGCCCCGGGCCGCGACTCGTCGAGGGGATCCGGCAGCTGGCCGCAGCGTTCCGCGCCTGA